One part of the Bdellovibrio sp. KM01 genome encodes these proteins:
- a CDS encoding electron transfer flavoprotein-ubiquinone oxidoreductase: protein MVYDHLPEGVTRETMDCDVLIVGGGSAGLSCALHLQNSINKHNEDVASGAKQGQPIPDQMIVVIEKASEIGAHSFSGAVLNPIALRQLVPNFKDEGCPFDSEVKKDAVYYLGTDYSFKMPITPPPFHNEGNYIVSASKLNRWLATKCEEKGINIFPGFAAVEALYEGNKIVGVRTGDKGRDKNGNPKGNFEPGLILKSKVTVFAEGTRGSLFKKVTEKLNLREGKHPEVFEEGVKEIIQMPKGTVEAGQVIHTMGFPLSKSIGGTFIYTLPEDKIIVGLVAYLDTNDPLLDPHRELQKLKTHPFMQNMLKGGKVIAYGGKTLPAGGWYSMPKLYGDGWMVIGDSASMVDVKKLKGLHLAMKAGMSAAETIIDGLVAGAEFNESVTKAYEGRIENSFVKKDLYAVRNFHQALSKGMLEGMPLIALQEITGGRGLQDPMPLDHVDATTTNKVVEVWGPNGFEEQLGELPKPDGQLFFDKLSSVYLTGTMHDEDSPNHLILKDGDICRSVCEPQYKSPCNHFCPASVYEMVPSTKEAGKKDLQINYTNCIHCKTCDIKCPFENIEWTVPEGGGGPQYREV from the coding sequence ATGGTTTACGATCATTTGCCAGAAGGCGTAACTCGCGAAACGATGGACTGTGATGTTCTGATCGTGGGTGGTGGTTCAGCAGGTTTGTCTTGCGCACTTCATTTACAAAACTCAATCAACAAACATAATGAAGATGTGGCCTCTGGTGCAAAACAGGGGCAGCCGATTCCAGATCAAATGATCGTGGTGATCGAAAAAGCTTCTGAGATCGGTGCCCACAGTTTCTCGGGTGCAGTTCTTAACCCTATTGCTCTTCGTCAACTTGTTCCAAACTTTAAAGATGAAGGTTGCCCTTTTGATTCGGAAGTCAAAAAAGACGCCGTTTACTATTTGGGTACTGACTATTCTTTCAAAATGCCGATCACGCCTCCGCCATTCCATAACGAAGGCAACTACATCGTTTCTGCCAGCAAATTGAATCGTTGGTTGGCAACGAAGTGTGAAGAAAAAGGTATCAACATCTTCCCAGGTTTCGCCGCGGTTGAAGCTTTGTACGAAGGTAACAAAATCGTTGGTGTGCGCACGGGCGACAAAGGACGTGATAAGAACGGCAACCCGAAAGGGAACTTTGAACCGGGCTTGATCTTGAAATCCAAAGTGACTGTGTTTGCTGAAGGCACACGTGGTTCTTTGTTCAAAAAAGTAACTGAAAAATTAAATCTTCGCGAAGGCAAACATCCGGAAGTCTTTGAAGAAGGCGTAAAAGAAATCATCCAAATGCCAAAAGGAACCGTGGAGGCGGGTCAAGTGATCCACACTATGGGTTTCCCTTTGAGCAAATCTATCGGTGGTACATTCATTTACACTTTGCCTGAAGATAAAATCATTGTGGGCTTGGTGGCGTACCTGGATACAAACGATCCATTGCTTGATCCACACCGTGAACTTCAAAAATTGAAAACTCACCCGTTTATGCAGAACATGCTTAAGGGTGGTAAAGTTATCGCTTACGGGGGTAAAACGCTTCCGGCAGGTGGCTGGTATTCAATGCCGAAACTTTACGGTGACGGTTGGATGGTTATCGGGGACTCTGCAAGTATGGTTGATGTGAAGAAACTTAAAGGTCTTCACTTGGCAATGAAAGCGGGTATGTCAGCTGCTGAAACGATCATTGATGGTTTGGTTGCAGGTGCTGAGTTCAATGAATCTGTGACGAAGGCTTACGAAGGCCGCATCGAAAACAGTTTCGTTAAAAAAGACCTTTATGCCGTCAGAAACTTCCACCAGGCGCTTTCTAAGGGGATGCTTGAGGGTATGCCTTTGATCGCATTGCAAGAGATCACAGGGGGCCGTGGGCTTCAGGATCCAATGCCTTTAGATCACGTGGATGCCACGACGACGAATAAAGTGGTTGAGGTATGGGGTCCTAATGGCTTTGAGGAGCAATTGGGCGAGCTACCGAAACCAGATGGTCAGCTGTTCTTTGATAAGCTTTCCAGCGTCTATTTGACGGGTACGATGCATGATGAGGACTCTCCAAACCACCTTATTTTGAAGGACGGGGATATCTGTCGCTCTGTATGTGAGCCTCAGTACAAATCACCATGTAATCATTTCTGCCCAGCCTCTGTATACGAGATGGTTCCGTCTACAAAAGAAGCAGGCAAGAAAGACCTACAAATCAATTATACAAACTGTATTCACTGTAAGACTTGTGATATTAAGTGCCCATTCGAAAACATTGAGTGGACGGTGCCAGAAGGTGGCGGCGGACCACAATATCGCGAGGTCTAA
- a CDS encoding class I SAM-dependent RNA methyltransferase yields MAEFFASTAKGLVDPLEQELKDLDLKITGKTAGGVYFESNWEGCYKANLHSRMASRILKPTQDFFAYQPEELYAQIMRHDYTKYIKPNQTLSIDVSVGDSMMRDQRFIAMKIKDAIVDQFRDKFGIRPDVDNYNPALRVVVRSVKNQFNVSIDTSGDSLFKRGYRKDVGEAPLKENLAAGLIKLSDWDGKTPLVDFMCGSGTFMIEAAMMAKNIAPGINRKRFGFMNLLNFESEVWDKVVDEAIAAEKEEIETKFYAYDIDNKVLKSAKENAKAAGVDDVIEFKKESVATVEPPVEKGLIIVNPPYGARIGDEDNLRDVYRDLSFTLKHRFKGWDAWILSGNKDLIADLKLKSTRKHFVFNGNIECRFLKYSMF; encoded by the coding sequence ATGGCAGAATTTTTCGCGTCAACAGCAAAGGGTCTCGTAGATCCTCTAGAACAAGAACTTAAAGATTTAGATCTTAAAATCACCGGCAAAACTGCTGGTGGCGTTTACTTTGAGAGCAACTGGGAAGGTTGTTACAAAGCGAACCTTCACTCCCGTATGGCAAGCCGTATTTTGAAGCCAACTCAAGATTTTTTTGCTTACCAACCTGAAGAGTTGTACGCGCAAATCATGCGCCACGACTACACGAAATACATCAAACCTAACCAAACATTGAGCATCGACGTTTCCGTTGGTGATTCCATGATGCGCGATCAACGTTTCATCGCGATGAAAATCAAAGACGCTATAGTGGATCAGTTCCGCGATAAATTTGGTATTCGTCCAGACGTTGATAATTACAATCCGGCTTTGCGCGTGGTTGTTCGTTCCGTTAAGAATCAATTTAATGTTTCTATAGACACATCAGGTGATTCACTCTTCAAACGTGGTTATCGCAAAGACGTGGGTGAAGCTCCATTGAAAGAAAACTTGGCAGCGGGTCTGATCAAGCTTTCTGATTGGGATGGTAAAACACCTCTTGTGGACTTCATGTGTGGATCCGGAACATTTATGATTGAAGCTGCGATGATGGCGAAAAATATCGCGCCGGGTATCAACCGTAAACGCTTTGGTTTCATGAATCTTTTGAACTTTGAAAGCGAAGTCTGGGATAAAGTCGTAGATGAAGCTATCGCTGCTGAAAAAGAAGAAATTGAAACTAAGTTCTATGCTTACGATATCGATAACAAAGTTTTGAAATCTGCTAAAGAAAATGCGAAAGCCGCTGGCGTTGATGACGTGATTGAATTCAAAAAAGAATCAGTTGCGACAGTTGAACCACCGGTTGAAAAAGGTTTGATCATCGTGAATCCACCGTATGGTGCACGTATCGGTGATGAAGACAATCTTCGTGACGTGTATCGTGATCTTAGCTTCACTTTAAAACATCGTTTCAAAGGTTGGGATGCTTGGATCCTTTCAGGGAACAAAGACTTGATCGCGGACCTAAAATTAAAATCGACGCGCAAGCACTTTGTATTTAACGGTAACATTGAGTGTCGTTTCCTGAAATACAGCATGTTCTAG
- the rpsR gene encoding 30S ribosomal protein S18 — protein sequence MKKTTRSKYRQEFSGDHVFDYKDPASLTRFIGDGGKITPSRISKLSVAQQKRVAAAVKKARNLALLPSGTDAYDTFHRAEAISPVPFEI from the coding sequence ATGAAAAAGACAACTCGTAGCAAATATAGACAAGAATTCTCTGGCGACCACGTATTCGATTACAAAGATCCAGCATCTTTGACTCGTTTTATCGGCGATGGTGGCAAAATCACTCCTTCTCGCATCTCTAAATTGTCCGTAGCTCAACAAAAACGTGTAGCTGCAGCAGTTAAAAAAGCTCGTAACTTGGCTCTTTTGCCTTCAGGCACTGACGCTTACGACACTTTCCACAGAGCTGAAGCAATCTCTCCAGTTCCTTTCGAGATCTAA
- a CDS encoding carbon-nitrogen hydrolase family protein encodes MSSELIVAVAQMTSIDDVDANLMQIEALLEDIFKSHKPRLVGFPENCLYMRTKEGEKIVGFAVSDPAFQRVAELAKKYDTYLHLGSVPLQLDGHLYNSSVLISPKGEVKPTYQKLHLFDIHLEGQKPIKESDVFRHGQRPSIIEVDGWRIGETICYDIRFAELFSQYARKEVDLIMVPAAFLVKTGEAHWEILLRARAIESQSYLMASAQGGTHMGVNGGVRETYGHSLMIDPWGAVIGQVEKRAIGFSVVTLSKERIDGVRRQIPMKFHRRLPVA; translated from the coding sequence ATGAGTTCGGAATTGATAGTTGCGGTCGCGCAAATGACCTCTATCGATGATGTTGATGCGAACCTGATGCAAATCGAAGCTCTCTTGGAAGATATCTTTAAATCCCACAAACCTCGCTTGGTGGGATTCCCTGAAAACTGTCTGTATATGCGAACCAAAGAAGGCGAAAAGATCGTGGGCTTTGCCGTATCGGATCCCGCTTTTCAACGAGTCGCAGAACTTGCAAAAAAATATGATACCTATCTGCATCTAGGATCTGTTCCCTTGCAGCTCGATGGTCACCTCTACAATTCTTCCGTTTTGATTTCTCCAAAAGGGGAAGTGAAACCAACTTATCAAAAACTTCACTTGTTCGACATTCACTTGGAAGGTCAAAAGCCCATCAAGGAATCAGACGTTTTCCGTCATGGACAACGCCCGAGCATCATCGAAGTCGATGGTTGGAGAATTGGCGAGACGATTTGTTATGACATCCGCTTTGCCGAATTATTTTCTCAATACGCGCGCAAGGAAGTGGATTTGATCATGGTCCCTGCGGCCTTTTTGGTGAAAACCGGAGAAGCGCACTGGGAGATTTTGCTAAGAGCTCGTGCGATTGAGAGTCAGTCTTATTTAATGGCCAGCGCTCAGGGGGGAACTCACATGGGTGTTAATGGCGGAGTTCGTGAAACTTACGGCCACAGTTTGATGATCGACCCTTGGGGAGCGGTAATTGGGCAGGTGGAAAAGCGCGCGATCGGCTTTTCGGTGGTGACTCTTTCCAAAGAAAGAATTGACGGAGTTCGTCGTCAAATCCCAATGAAGTTTCATCGACGGCTTCCAGTTGCCTAA
- a CDS encoding KOW motif domain-containing protein, translating into MKLKIKKGATVQVISGSDKGKKGTVLAVDANAMKISVQGVKVQTHYDKKDGLLKKEGFIDYSNVKLVEAAAAKKPAKKSAKQKST; encoded by the coding sequence ATGAAATTGAAAATCAAAAAAGGCGCGACTGTACAAGTTATCTCTGGCTCTGACAAAGGTAAGAAGGGCACAGTTTTGGCTGTAGACGCTAATGCAATGAAAATCAGCGTTCAAGGTGTGAAAGTACAAACACACTACGATAAAAAAGATGGTCTTTTGAAAAAAGAAGGCTTCATCGATTACTCTAACGTTAAATTGGTTGAAGCAGCTGCGGCTAAAAAGCCAGCTAAGAAATCAGCTAAACAAAAGTCCACATAG
- a CDS encoding putative sulfate exporter family transporter, whose amino-acid sequence MIQVLVIVAVIAIFAIFSDKQIAATLAGILFVAMPLGLMAWEYQRAQFTEKTWFAGVLQFWVIFALPILGIRLMNWGVPFDQLAFWGIPGPLLHSWSSKSYIVMVVITAIRWFKLNKKAA is encoded by the coding sequence GTGATTCAGGTGTTGGTGATTGTAGCCGTGATCGCGATCTTTGCGATTTTTTCGGATAAGCAAATCGCAGCGACATTGGCGGGAATATTGTTCGTCGCGATGCCTTTGGGGCTGATGGCGTGGGAGTATCAACGTGCTCAGTTCACAGAAAAAACCTGGTTCGCCGGCGTTTTGCAGTTTTGGGTGATCTTTGCGCTGCCTATTTTGGGGATTCGCCTCATGAACTGGGGAGTGCCCTTTGATCAATTGGCCTTCTGGGGAATCCCGGGCCCGTTATTACACAGCTGGTCGAGTAAATCTTACATCGTAATGGTCGTGATCACCGCCATTCGCTGGTTCAAACTGAATAAAAAAGCTGCATAA
- a CDS encoding PAS domain S-box protein, which produces MDDNRELQRRYLTIFKSRIIGIISSNSRGEILDANDYFIDLLGYTREDLNAGKLNWKVLTPPDYLQKSLDIQEQLLIKPGSSLSMEKEYYHKDGHRVPVRLGVTSFEDGTNVTLVQDISQQKKIEKELADANELLESRVEMRTRQLAESEAFLSGIIETMPSMVFVKDAENLTFVRLNSAGEKLLGISREEFIGKTDYDFFSKELAEQFRRIDRQVLNGEIPHAITEDELSTRSGIRQIRTIKIPVRDKDGRPRFLLGVIEDITDRIEAAHQREELVRAQAEKEAAEARARQERFVSALTFELSSSVELSHMLRTFCVKVVPALADICIIEIIDEEGMDYIATEIYATSSEEEEFVRRWRAENPPKWDPEFGGPTIIRSGKTILLRGLEQIGPHVREHYDIEIQVKEPKQDAKLFSESLMIIPLMARDKAPLGLVSLVSTKSKRMFNERDQSLAEEVCSRLAVLIENTRLYDRAQEASRAKSDFLANVSHEIRTPLGAMLGFAEILSDDKTLTREQMHAVETVLRNGQQLLRIVNEILDISKIESEKIQVENIVFGVRELLEDVIYLLRVKAEEKGIELRLRMGTVRDNLISDPGRIRQILINMVGNAIKFTERGYVELRAEAIPTRIPDRYILQFIVSDTGIGISQEQRAHLFQPFSQADSSTTRRFGGTGLGLFLSRKLARLLGGDITFTSVVGKGSRFLISVVAHAPAVKAQDEPPKKEHVVNAAGTYLQAGVILVVDDAADNRELLRHYLKKAGLDDTQIEIAANGEEAVRKASSKNYRMILMDIQMPHMDGFQALKKLRDQGYECPVIALTAHAMKGDREKCLEAGFDGYLQKPLRKEALNEILNTDYRY; this is translated from the coding sequence ATGGACGATAATCGTGAACTGCAACGGCGTTATCTGACGATATTTAAATCAAGGATTATCGGCATAATCTCCTCGAACTCGCGTGGTGAAATATTAGATGCAAATGACTATTTTATCGATCTCTTGGGATACACGCGGGAGGACTTGAACGCCGGAAAATTGAACTGGAAGGTTTTGACTCCTCCAGACTATCTTCAAAAGAGTCTGGATATTCAAGAGCAGTTGCTAATCAAGCCTGGTAGTTCTCTTTCTATGGAAAAAGAATACTATCACAAAGATGGCCACCGGGTGCCTGTGCGGCTGGGGGTTACGAGCTTTGAAGATGGTACCAATGTCACCTTGGTTCAGGATATTTCCCAACAAAAGAAAATTGAAAAGGAGCTCGCTGACGCTAACGAGTTGTTAGAAAGCCGTGTGGAAATGCGAACGCGGCAGTTGGCGGAATCCGAAGCTTTTTTGTCAGGGATTATCGAAACCATGCCTTCGATGGTGTTTGTTAAGGACGCCGAGAATCTGACGTTCGTTCGATTGAATAGCGCTGGTGAGAAACTGTTAGGAATTTCTCGCGAGGAGTTTATCGGTAAAACGGATTACGATTTTTTTTCAAAGGAGTTGGCAGAGCAGTTTCGCCGTATCGACCGCCAAGTTCTTAATGGAGAAATTCCGCACGCCATTACAGAAGATGAACTTTCCACTCGTAGCGGAATTCGTCAGATACGTACAATTAAAATTCCAGTTCGTGACAAAGATGGCCGCCCGCGTTTTTTATTGGGCGTAATCGAAGACATTACGGATCGAATTGAAGCCGCACACCAGCGCGAAGAATTAGTTCGTGCTCAAGCAGAAAAAGAGGCTGCAGAGGCTCGAGCAAGGCAAGAACGCTTCGTGTCTGCGCTGACGTTTGAACTTTCCAGTTCGGTGGAGCTCAGTCACATGTTGCGTACTTTTTGCGTGAAGGTTGTGCCGGCTCTTGCGGATATTTGCATCATCGAAATTATTGATGAAGAGGGGATGGACTATATCGCCACCGAAATTTATGCCACGAGTTCCGAAGAGGAGGAGTTTGTCCGAAGATGGCGAGCGGAGAATCCTCCCAAATGGGACCCAGAGTTTGGTGGGCCGACAATCATACGTTCCGGTAAGACGATTTTGTTAAGAGGTCTGGAGCAGATCGGTCCCCATGTTCGGGAACACTACGATATAGAAATTCAAGTTAAGGAACCGAAACAAGACGCAAAATTGTTTTCCGAGTCACTGATGATCATACCTTTAATGGCGCGTGATAAAGCTCCTCTAGGTTTGGTCAGTCTGGTTTCAACTAAATCAAAGAGAATGTTTAACGAACGTGATCAATCTCTTGCAGAAGAAGTCTGTTCTCGTTTGGCGGTGTTGATTGAAAACACTCGTTTGTACGACAGGGCCCAGGAAGCCAGTCGTGCCAAATCAGACTTCTTGGCAAATGTAAGTCATGAAATCCGCACTCCGTTGGGAGCGATGTTGGGGTTTGCGGAAATTTTAAGTGACGATAAAACTTTGACTCGGGAGCAGATGCACGCCGTGGAGACTGTGTTGCGAAACGGGCAGCAGCTTTTAAGAATCGTAAATGAAATCCTGGATATTTCAAAAATTGAATCGGAGAAAATCCAGGTTGAAAATATCGTATTCGGTGTGCGTGAGCTTTTGGAGGATGTGATTTATCTTTTACGAGTGAAGGCAGAGGAAAAAGGTATTGAGCTGCGTTTAAGAATGGGGACGGTGCGAGACAACCTTATTTCTGATCCCGGCCGTATTCGTCAGATTCTGATTAATATGGTAGGGAACGCCATTAAATTCACTGAACGGGGGTATGTGGAATTGCGGGCCGAAGCAATACCGACTAGAATTCCGGATCGTTATATTCTGCAATTCATCGTCAGCGATACCGGTATCGGAATTTCTCAAGAGCAACGGGCGCACCTGTTTCAACCCTTCTCTCAAGCTGATAGTTCTACGACAAGGCGATTTGGCGGCACAGGGCTTGGCTTGTTTCTGTCTCGTAAGCTTGCACGCCTTCTGGGTGGGGATATCACTTTTACCAGTGTCGTCGGCAAAGGAAGTCGTTTTTTAATCTCGGTTGTTGCCCATGCTCCGGCCGTCAAAGCTCAGGACGAGCCTCCGAAAAAAGAACACGTGGTTAATGCTGCAGGAACCTACCTTCAGGCGGGAGTCATTTTGGTGGTGGACGATGCCGCTGACAATCGCGAGTTGTTGCGCCACTACTTAAAAAAAGCGGGTTTGGACGATACGCAGATCGAAATCGCAGCCAATGGGGAAGAGGCCGTTCGTAAAGCGAGCTCCAAGAACTATCGGATGATCTTGATGGACATTCAGATGCCCCACATGGATGGTTTTCAGGCTTTGAAAAAATTAAGAGACCAGGGATATGAATGTCCCGTCATCGCCCTTACAGCTCATGCCATGAAAGGCGACCGAGAAAAATGCCTGGAAGCGGGTTTTGACGGCTATCTGCAAAAGCCTCTTCGCAAGGAGGCCTTGAATGAAATTTTGAACACCGACTATCGCTATTAG
- the rpmB gene encoding 50S ribosomal protein L28 gives MSKCEITGKGPVVKNLVSHSNIKTKTTAQPNVQKKRIFSRSLNAMVRLNIATSALRDMEHVGGFDAYILGTNDATLSKRAMAVKMRIKKKISSKK, from the coding sequence ATGAGCAAATGTGAAATCACTGGAAAAGGCCCAGTTGTAAAAAACTTGGTATCTCACTCCAACATCAAAACTAAAACAACTGCGCAACCAAATGTTCAGAAAAAACGCATCTTTAGCCGTTCTTTGAACGCAATGGTTCGTTTGAACATCGCGACTTCTGCACTTCGTGACATGGAACACGTTGGCGGTTTTGACGCATACATCTTGGGCACAAACGACGCGACTCTTTCTAAAAGAGCGATGGCTGTTAAGATGAGAATCAAAAAGAAAATCTCTTCTAAGAAATAA